A window from Halomicrobium urmianum encodes these proteins:
- a CDS encoding DUF5789 family protein: protein MGVRPPANDDDEPDVIEFGIAALDARLSEADVEYPIEARSLANRLGHLEIPFDATGHTITLEEALEEVDAREFDHEQELLNALHPVFESRREATGNSLLSQLKALVPF from the coding sequence ATGGGAGTCCGGCCACCGGCAAACGACGACGACGAGCCAGACGTCATCGAGTTCGGTATCGCCGCGCTCGACGCCCGCCTGAGCGAGGCCGACGTCGAGTACCCGATCGAGGCCCGGTCGCTGGCCAACCGGCTCGGACACCTCGAGATCCCCTTCGACGCGACCGGGCACACCATCACGCTGGAGGAGGCCCTCGAAGAGGTCGACGCCAGGGAGTTCGACCACGAGCAGGAACTGCTGAACGCGCTCCATCCGGTCTTCGAGTCCAGGCGCGAAGCGACCGGCAACAGCCTGCTCTCGCAACTCAAGGCCCTCGTTCCCTTCTAA
- a CDS encoding DoxX family protein, which yields MAFLSGPAAVLFLVSRVLFGAVMAFMGLNHVLNVDQMTPYAEMKGVPAPRFSVLFSGGMLLAGGLGIAAGAFPVLAAGAVAGFLLVATPTMHDFWAAPEEDQQDEMSSFLKNLVVLGASVAFLAVGGLAWPFAVGVGLF from the coding sequence ATGGCCTTCCTCTCCGGACCGGCGGCGGTGCTGTTCCTCGTGAGCCGGGTCCTCTTCGGCGCCGTCATGGCGTTCATGGGCCTGAACCATGTCCTGAACGTCGACCAGATGACGCCCTACGCGGAGATGAAAGGCGTTCCCGCCCCGCGGTTCTCGGTGCTGTTCAGCGGCGGGATGCTGCTGGCCGGCGGACTCGGCATCGCGGCCGGCGCCTTCCCCGTTCTGGCCGCCGGTGCCGTCGCCGGCTTCCTGCTCGTGGCGACGCCCACGATGCACGACTTCTGGGCGGCCCCCGAGGAGGACCAGCAGGACGAGATGAGCAGCTTCCTGAAGAATCTCGTCGTGCTCGGCGCGTCCGTCGCCTTCCTCGCGGTCGGCGGGCTGGCGTGGCCCTTCGCCGTCGGCGTCGGCCTGTTCTGA